In the genome of Chiroxiphia lanceolata isolate bChiLan1 chromosome 17, bChiLan1.pri, whole genome shotgun sequence, one region contains:
- the VAPB gene encoding vesicle-associated membrane protein-associated protein B/C isoform X3 → MAKAEQVLSLEPQHELKFKGPFTDVVTTNLKLGNPTDRNVCFKVKTTAPRRYCVRPNSGIIDAGTSINVSVMLQPFDYDPNEKSKHKFMVQSMFAPADTSDMEAVWKEAKPEELMDSKLRCVFELPAENDKPARFRCAQTILPDPPPKYQEEDGLRMRKVPQPNNPISPSAAAVKDEGLSSRLLALVVLFFVFGVIIGKIAL, encoded by the exons atgGCGAAAGCGGAGCAGGTCCTCAGCCTCGAACCGCAGCACGAGCTCAAATTCAAAG gtCCTTTCACAGATGTTGTCACTACAAACCTGAAGCTCGGCAACCCCACAGACAGAAATGTTTGCTTCAAAGTTAAGACCACAGCACCACGTAGATACTGTGTAAGGCCCAACAGTGGAATTATCGATGCAGGAACATCAATTAATGTTTCTG TGATGCTACAGCCTTTTGACTATGACCCTAATGAGAAAAGTAAACACAAGTTTATGGTTCAGTCTATGTTTGCTCCAGCTGATACTTCAGATATGGAAGCAGTA tggaaagaagcaaaaccagaagaacTCATGGATTCGAAACTTAGGTGTGTGTTCGAGCTACCAGCAGAAAATGATAAGCCT GCACGTTTCAGGTGTGCACAGACAATTTTACCTGATCCTCCTCCTAAATATCAG GAAGAAGATGGACTGCGGATGAGGAAGGtaccccaaccaaacaacccaatctctccttctgcagctgctgtcaAGGATGAAGGGCTCAGCTCCAGACTACTtgctttggtggttttgttctttgtctTTGGTGTAATTATAGGAAAAATAGCCTTGTAG
- the VAPB gene encoding vesicle-associated membrane protein-associated protein B/C isoform X2, protein MAKAEQVLSLEPQHELKFKGPFTDVVTTNLKLGNPTDRNVCFKVKTTAPRRYCVRPNSGIIDAGTSINVSVMLQPFDYDPNEKSKHKFMVQSMFAPADTSDMEAVWKEAKPEELMDSKLRCVFELPAENDKPARFRCAQTILPDPPPKYQIYPFPEKEAFNLKEEDGLRMRKVPQPNNPISPSAAAVKDEGLSSRLLALVVLFFVFGVIIGKIAL, encoded by the exons atgGCGAAAGCGGAGCAGGTCCTCAGCCTCGAACCGCAGCACGAGCTCAAATTCAAAG gtCCTTTCACAGATGTTGTCACTACAAACCTGAAGCTCGGCAACCCCACAGACAGAAATGTTTGCTTCAAAGTTAAGACCACAGCACCACGTAGATACTGTGTAAGGCCCAACAGTGGAATTATCGATGCAGGAACATCAATTAATGTTTCTG TGATGCTACAGCCTTTTGACTATGACCCTAATGAGAAAAGTAAACACAAGTTTATGGTTCAGTCTATGTTTGCTCCAGCTGATACTTCAGATATGGAAGCAGTA tggaaagaagcaaaaccagaagaacTCATGGATTCGAAACTTAGGTGTGTGTTCGAGCTACCAGCAGAAAATGATAAGCCT GCACGTTTCAGGTGTGCACAGACAATTTTACCTGATCCTCCTCCTAAATATCAG atttacCCCTTTCCTGAAAAAGAAGCTTTCAACTTAAAG GAAGAAGATGGACTGCGGATGAGGAAGGtaccccaaccaaacaacccaatctctccttctgcagctgctgtcaAGGATGAAGGGCTCAGCTCCAGACTACTtgctttggtggttttgttctttgtctTTGGTGTAATTATAGGAAAAATAGCCTTGTAG
- the VAPB gene encoding vesicle-associated membrane protein-associated protein B/C isoform X1, with protein sequence MAKAEQVLSLEPQHELKFKGPFTDVVTTNLKLGNPTDRNVCFKVKTTAPRRYCVRPNSGIIDAGTSINVSVMLQPFDYDPNEKSKHKFMVQSMFAPADTSDMEAVWKEAKPEELMDSKLRCVFELPAENDKPHDIEINKIVSTTATKTDSSVMSKSISSSLDDTEVKKVMEDYKRLQVEVQRLREENKQFKEEDGLRMRKVPQPNNPISPSAAAVKDEGLSSRLLALVVLFFVFGVIIGKIAL encoded by the exons atgGCGAAAGCGGAGCAGGTCCTCAGCCTCGAACCGCAGCACGAGCTCAAATTCAAAG gtCCTTTCACAGATGTTGTCACTACAAACCTGAAGCTCGGCAACCCCACAGACAGAAATGTTTGCTTCAAAGTTAAGACCACAGCACCACGTAGATACTGTGTAAGGCCCAACAGTGGAATTATCGATGCAGGAACATCAATTAATGTTTCTG TGATGCTACAGCCTTTTGACTATGACCCTAATGAGAAAAGTAAACACAAGTTTATGGTTCAGTCTATGTTTGCTCCAGCTGATACTTCAGATATGGAAGCAGTA tggaaagaagcaaaaccagaagaacTCATGGATTCGAAACTTAGGTGTGTGTTCGAGCTACCAGCAGAAAATGATAAGCCT CATgacatagaaataaataaaattgtatcCACAACTGCAACAAAGACAGATTCCTCTGTAATGTCTAAATCAATAAGTTCTTCTTTGGATGACACTGAAGTTAAGAAAGTAATGGAAGACTATAAGAGGCTTCAAGTAGAAGTTCAGAGGTTACGGGAGGAGAATAAACAGTTTAAG GAAGAAGATGGACTGCGGATGAGGAAGGtaccccaaccaaacaacccaatctctccttctgcagctgctgtcaAGGATGAAGGGCTCAGCTCCAGACTACTtgctttggtggttttgttctttgtctTTGGTGTAATTATAGGAAAAATAGCCTTGTAG